GCGCTGGAATTGGTTCCTTATTTCAAAAATAGTAAATTCATCCCGGTAATCCGTGGACCGCACGGAGCGCTCCAGGCGGCCATGCGGGTGTCCGAATCCTTTAAGCAAGGCATCATGAAATTTGCAGCAACCGGTGACATGTCCGGATTGCCTGATGAGGTTGACATGCCGCCGGTGGAGTGGGTTGTGCCGTAGATGAAGAACATGAGTATTTACGAGTGAGAAAATGAGAGACCATTACGATTTTTCCAAAATGAAAGGGCGTAAAAATCCCTCCATAAAGTATTTGATGCAACCAGTAACTTTGCATCTTGACCCGGATACTATCGCTTATTTCAAGTCGATGGCGGAAGAAACCGGTATTCCTTATCAAAGCCTGATCAATCTTTATCTCCGCGATTGCGCAGTTAATAACCGCAAATTACAAATGAAATGGGAATCTTAACGAAACCGCACTCCAATCGTTGAATTCAGTAACATTCATGTATTTCATAATTTTGTAGAAATTCCGCTTGTGTAGTGGATTGTGGCCATTAATTACACGAATAGACCTCACGATTGGCTGGCGGCTTACAAAACTGATGGCGCTCAGGTCTTCCGGAATTGCAGAATTGCTACGTGCGTCGGCTTCGTCCCTGGGATTCTACCTCAAAGCATTGACCATACCCCAATGTATGATCATTGAAATCGATACAACCTAAATCTTAATTTGTTATTACTGGTTGAATCAATAATATTTTTTGAGTACAATAAAATTTTTATTAACGCGCCAGTAGTTCTAGTGGATCGGAACGATAACCTCCGGAGCTATAGGTAGTGGGTTCGATCCCGTCACTCGCTCTAAAAGATAGAGATGTTATTACACCTAAATAAATTTGATAGGGTATCACTATGAAAACAATTCAACTTGATAGACAAAATACTCATCAAACTCCAAATGTTCGGAAGGCAGAAGAACTTCTTGCTCACACAGACATCCAACTTAATGGGGATAGACCCTGGGATATTCAGGTCCACAACCCGGAATTTTATCAAAGGGTCTTGTCAGGAGGGTCTATCGCATTAGGAGAATCTTATATGGATGGTTGGTGGGACTGTGAAGCCCCGGACCAGTTTTTCCACAAATTGATTATGGCCAGGTTAGACAGTAAAGTGATACCGCTGTCGTGGAAAATCAATATTTTAAAAACCAAAATTCTTAATATGCAGACCAAGTTAAAATCCAGAAAATCAGTTGAGAAGCATTATGAATTTAGTACTGACTTATTTATAAGTTTTTTAGATCCCTATAACCAATATACGTGTGCTTATTTCAATGATACTGATGACCTCGATATTGCGCAGGAAAAAAAGTTAGAATTGATTTGTAGAAAACTCATGTTATCTCCGAAAGACAAAGTTTTAGACATAGGTTGTGGCTGGGGCGGTTTTGCAAAATTTGCGGCGGAAAGATACCAATGCCATGTTACAGGCCTAACAATTTCTGACAAGCAATTGGAATATGCAAAAAAAATCTGCGACGGACTACCCGTTACGATTATCAAGTCTGACTATCGAGATTATAAAGGTACGCACGACAAGGTACTCGTGTGCGGCATGATTGAGCATGTGGGATATAAAAATTACAAAACCTTGATGCAAACTGTTAATCATTGCTTGAAGGAAGAGGGCCTGTTTTTATTGCAAACTATTGGGAATAACATTTCGGTCACGACAACAGATCCATGGTCTAATAAATACATATTTCAAAACGCAGTGATACCCTCTGCAAAAGATATTACCACAGCCGCAGAAGGATTGTTTGTGCTTAACGATTGGCACAGCTTTGGAGCTTTTTATGACAAAACGCTGATGGCATGGCATCGGAATTTTAAGAAAAACTGGAATAGTATCAAAGATAGTTATGATGATAGGTTCTATCGTATGTGGACATTTTATCTTCTCAGTTGTGCCGGTAGCTTTCGAAGCAACAAAAGCCAGTTGTGGCAGATTGTGTTCTCGAAAAGAGAAAGGAAAGCTGGCTACCAAAGCATACGTTGATTTTTTCTTTAGCAAGCAAAACAGTTTGTTCGTGATTTCAATATTCCTGAGTTCGATGTTACCTATGAGAATGGCAAACTTGGCATGGGGTTTTCGCACCCTTCTGAGCTGGTCGGCGATCTGGAACACTGGCAGTATGATACTTTGTAGCTCGCTGGCAAACGCACCCTACGTGAATGTATTATGTACCGTACTTATTCTTAAAAATAGGCACTAGCTTTAAGACCATCCTTTCCATAATGAAATCTTATTGTTTGGAAAAGTTATCATTTCCGCTTACATTTTCAAATCGAAAAGTATGCATCTTTATGATGAACCAAAAAAGATTGCCATAAAGCTATATAGAAAAGGCACAAAAGATTCTGAGAAAAAGAAAAAGTTAGAATCTTTGTAAACTTATGTGCCTGCTTTGGGTTCTTAAAGTTCAAAAAATTCTTGTCGATCTGAGGTATAAATCAAGGAGAACAGAATGATTCAAAAATTTAAAAGAAGAACATCCGGGACAGAGACTTCTCTTTGCGTTGCCATAGTCATTAGTTTTTTCTGTTTATGTGCTCAAACAACTGCAAAAAACCTTGGCCTTCTTGATAAGAAGACAGCCAGAGGAACTGTCTTCGTAGACATAAATAAAAATCTAAAATTGGATGCCGGCGAAAAAGGCTTACCGGGTGTGCTGGTTTCAAATGAAAGGGAAGTTACTCAAACAGATG
This sequence is a window from candidate division KSB1 bacterium. Protein-coding genes within it:
- a CDS encoding BrnA antitoxin family protein, with protein sequence MRDHYDFSKMKGRKNPSIKYLMQPVTLHLDPDTIAYFKSMAEETGIPYQSLINLYLRDCAVNNRKLQMKWES
- the cfa gene encoding cyclopropane fatty acyl phospholipid synthase — protein: MKTIQLDRQNTHQTPNVRKAEELLAHTDIQLNGDRPWDIQVHNPEFYQRVLSGGSIALGESYMDGWWDCEAPDQFFHKLIMARLDSKVIPLSWKINILKTKILNMQTKLKSRKSVEKHYEFSTDLFISFLDPYNQYTCAYFNDTDDLDIAQEKKLELICRKLMLSPKDKVLDIGCGWGGFAKFAAERYQCHVTGLTISDKQLEYAKKICDGLPVTIIKSDYRDYKGTHDKVLVCGMIEHVGYKNYKTLMQTVNHCLKEEGLFLLQTIGNNISVTTTDPWSNKYIFQNAVIPSAKDITTAAEGLFVLNDWHSFGAFYDKTLMAWHRNFKKNWNSIKDSYDDRFYRMWTFYLLSCAGSFRSNKSQLWQIVFSKRERKAGYQSIR